A genomic region of Equus caballus isolate H_3958 breed thoroughbred chromosome 1, TB-T2T, whole genome shotgun sequence contains the following coding sequences:
- the KLLN gene encoding LOW QUALITY PROTEIN: killin (The sequence of the model RefSeq protein was modified relative to this genomic sequence to represent the inferred CDS: inserted 2 bases in 2 codons; deleted 3 bases in 2 codons; substituted 1 base at 1 genomic stop codon), whose product MGCTPRLPASAPRRAQHLSPRGSSWVHRSELKLGPQRQPRPAPFGPLRKPGWVDRPGDRFRAPPAGPRTPEAGVPEPEREVRGGRKLQPASGRGRGDLGGFKGRWRDTRATVGTTFRRRSRVFLVGELSKFPLPRXSSRGKCFAFFTRGAXFCGQRDPRASWVAAATQARASLPPERCRGXRLGTWLHKHPHPSTCPHLPAHWPPPLILADHRASVFRLVPPFACYPQSKLKGRDLRLLAPDQLTARSQPWEKGLGPGVWRNSLASTLPLRANLAGAVLRGAKGYLLQQPAA is encoded by the exons ATGGGATGCACCCCGCGGCTTCCTGCATCTGCCCCTAGGAGAGCCCAGCATCTCTCCCCTCGGGGCTCCAGTTGGGTTCACCGCTCCGAACTCAAGCTCGGTCCTCAGAGGCAACCTCGCCCCGCCCCTTTTGGGCCGCTGAGAAAACCTGGCTGGGTGGATCGCCCCGGGGACAGGTTCCGCGCTCCGCCAGCCGGGCCGCGCACGCCGGAGGCCGGGGTTCCTGAGCCCGAGCGTGAAGTCCGGGGCGGTAGGAAGCTGCAG CCTGCGAGTGGGCGGGGCCGAGGAGACCTAGGAGGGTTCAAAGGGAGGTGGAGGGATACACGGGCCACAGTCGGAACTACTTTCAGGAGGCGGTCACGTGTGTTCCTAGTTGGGGAACTTTCCAAATTCCCATTACCCC ATAGCTCGAGAGGCAAGTGCTTCGCTTTCTTCACCCGGGGTG CCTTCTGCGGGCAGCGGGACCCCAGAGCCTCCTGGGTCGCGGCAGCAACACAAGCTCGGGCGAGCCTCCCGCCGGAGCGCTGTCGGGGCTGACGCCTGGGGACCTGGTTACACAAGCACCCACATCCAAGCACGTGCCCCCACCTCCCCGCA CACTGGCCGCCGCCGCTGATTCTTGCAGACCACCGTGCCAGCGTTTTCAGGCTGGTCCCACCCTTCGCCTGCTACCCACAGAGCAAGCTAAAGGGCCGAGACCTGAGACTCCTTGCTCCGGATCAGCTAACTGCGCGTTCCCAACCGTGGGAGAAAGGGCTGGGCCCGGGGGTCTGGCGCAACTCCCTCGCTAGTACCCTGCCCCTTAGGGCGAACCTTGCTGGTGCTGTGCTTCGCGGGGCAAAAGGGTATCTCCTACAGCAGCCCGCTGCTTGA